The genomic region TCAGTCCCAGCTTGACGTGAAGTCCCAACTCTCTCCACATTCAGCAGCTCAGCCAGTTTATTAAGCCCTCCATACAGGCCATCACAGTACCTAATGAGATGCTTCACATCATAAATGTTAGGGAAGTACAATCTGACAAGGTAAGAAAACTGGTCTTCACTGGGAGGCAATGATCTGCAAGTGAGAAGCTTGACCACATATCCAACATCATAAACACCATGAAAAGCAATCCAGTGAATACTCCTATCGATAAAAATGCCAGTCGAATTAAGCAGCCTTGCAAATCTTCTGGCATCAATACCCATCTGGTTATTTTTGTTGAAATCAATGCCGTTTTTCCTGAGAAGTTCAATGGAGTCAGGGGCATGCAAGTCACGCCTGGGATCAAATTCTCTGAAATTGAATTGCCATACGCAGGGCTGCCCTGTGCCGCAATCGGGTAGATTTCCATCCTTATCTGCGAAGGTCAGGCCGAGTTGGATTAGAGAAAGCAAATTCACATTGGCCGTCATAAGTCTGTATTCGTACTCTTTCCTGCTTCGGCAATGCCCAATCTCTTTCACAACTGTCCCGGGAAACTCTGTATCCATGGCGACATAGCGAAATTTCTTCGCTACCCATCGGATTGCTTCAATTTCTTCCTCCACATTATGATCCCACACTTCCCTTATGAAAACTGAATTTTGCTTCTGTACCGCCGCCATTACAAATTCGGATGCACACACCACAAGCCCTAAAGTTATGAATCTTAAATTTGGGAGCGATATTTATAAGCGACattaaaacaaaaatctctcatgCTTTTTATTTCATGTCCTATTTTAAGACGACTCTGCTTTTTTATTTTTGAACTTGAAAAAAGGAATAGATCTCCTGTCGGTTTATTTTTAGCCCAGCTCTTTTAACATTTATACTACTATATTTGTTTGTTAAACGTAGAGTTTAAATTTGACTTATTTAAaatgctcaaaatcaattttgtatCTTCCAGTTATGGcattttttatataataattattttttaaggacTTGTTAAAATAgcattttttatataattattttttaaggatTTCTAAAAAAAGCAAGGTGCATATTTAAATTCTTAAAGAAAAATAATCTTTCTTTATTATTAGACTATGTTaattcattaaatttaaatatttgctGTAAAAatcattttagaaatttaaatatgtACTCTAAAAATCTTTCtagaaatttaaatatatataatttaaatttacatTATTTCATTTGAAAAATCGAAGTGGCTGATTGTCAATGGCACTATCATCAAACAATGCCACATATGTTGACCAGCAACAAAAAATTGACAAGGATAACCATAAAGCCAAGCAAATTATTACGTAGGTGTATCAAATGAAGTTAAGATTCATATTCGAGATTCTAGAAGTGTAACGATGCATTATAGAGCCGGGACTAGATTCTGCATTACATAATGAGTCGCACTACTTCAAAATGAAAAATCTTGCAAAATTCATATCTTTCCTAAAAGAAGTTGTTGAGTTGTGAGAGATGGTGAAATATTTGTGAATACGCTTCAATAGGAAGAGTCCATTAAAAAAAAAGTGTTCCAATGAATTCAATGCACACTAGATTGTGTGGATAAATGACTCATTGTGTCAATGGATTCATATACTTTCCTTGGCCTCCCAACAAGAACACAAGGGAACTCAAAAAATCAAATGAAGTTAGGCCATGTCCTATATTTAGACTAAACTTAAATCCCTTCAAAACACCATAGTCTGCAAAACTCAAGGAATTTGATATCAAAATAGCACCATAAAGCCAAGCAAATTATTATGTAGGTGTATCAAATGAAGTTAAGATTCATATTCGAGATTCTAGAAGTGCAAGGATGTATTATAGAGTCAGGACTAGATTCTACATTATAGAATCAGTTGCACTACTTCAAAATGAAAAATGTTGCAAAATTCAAATCTTTCCTAAAAGAAGTTGTTGAGTTGTGAGAGATGGTGAAATATTTGTGAATATGCTTCAATAGGAAGAGTCCATTAAAAAAAGTGTTCCAATGAATTCAATACACACTAGACTATGTGGATAAATGACTCATTGTATCAATGGATTCATATACTTTCCTTGGCCTCCCAACAAGAACACAAGGGAACTCAAAAAATTAAATGAAGTCAGGCCATGTCCTATTTTCAAACTAAACATAAATCCCTACAAAACATCATAGTCTGCAAAGCTCAAGGAAGTTGAATAGCACCATAAAGCCAAGCAAATTATTACGTAGGTATATCAAATGAAGTTAATATTCATATTCAAGATTCTTGAAGTGCAAGGATGTATTATAGAGTCAGGACTAGATTCTACATTACAAAATCAGTCGCACTACTTCAAAATGAAAAATGTTGTAAAATTCAAATCTTTCCTAAAAGAAGTTGTTGAGTTGTGAGAGATGGTGAAATATTTGTGAATATGCTTCAATAGGAAGAGTCCATTAAAAACAAGTGTTCCAATGAATTCAATACACACTAGACTATGTGATAAATGACTCATTGTATCAATGGATTCATATACTTTCCTTGGCCTCCCAACAAGAACACAAGGGAACTCAAAAAATTAAATGAAGTCAGGCCATGTCCTATATTCAAACTAAACTTAAATCCCTACAAAACATCATAGTATGCAAAGCTCAAGGAAGTTGAATAGCACCATAAAGCCAAGCAAATTATTACGTAGGTATATCAAATGAAGTTAATATTCATATCCGAGATTCTTGAAGTGCAAGGATGTATTATAGAGTCAGGACTAGATTCTACATTACAAAATCAGTCGCACTACTTCAAAATGAAAAATGTTGTAAAATTCAAATCTTTCCTAAAAGAAGTTGTTGAGTTGTGAGAGATGGTGAAATATTTTTGAATATGCTTCACCAGGAAGAGTCCATTAAAAAAAAGCGTTCTAATGAATTCAATGCACACTAGACTGTGTGGATAAATGACTCATTGTGTCAATGGATTCATATACTTTCCTTGACCTCCCAACAAGAACACAAGGGAACTTAGAAAATTAAATGAAGTTAGGCCATGTCCTATATTCAAACTAAACTTAAATCCCTTCAAAACACCATAGTCTGCAAAACTCAAGGAAGTTGATATCAAAATAGCACTCTAAATCCATCCAAAAAGTAGAGATATTAGTTTATGGGCATGGACTTGACCTTTAGAATGCCATATTGAAGGTCATCAGGGGACTGGGTACTTAGAGAATTTGGAGATTGGTATTGGCATCGATATggataatttttaaaaataggaGATGGGGTACTTGGAgatgtcatttttttttaatataattaaaaaaatataaaaaaatatcatgAAATAGAACTTTGACATgacatgtatacaaaatgtggaagcattcaCAATGCATGTGAACTGGTCTTATCGAATGCCATGCTTGTAgggtttaaaattttgaaaatagatGCAAACAAATGATTGCCATGATTTGCAAGCTTGACATTGGGCAAATTTTGTTGTCTTCTGGGAGTGTTTCACTCTTCTAGGGTGGCTTTCAAATGCTTCCAATAGTGGATAAATGATGGAAAACaatgtttttgttttctttttaacCCTTTAACTTGCATTTTCCTAGAGTAGACGCTTAGGAGACGACCTGAAACCTGGTGGGAGACAGGGAGACGTGGAAATGCGAGAAAAGAATTCAAAACGTGTCTTCGTCTCCGTCTTCGAGATGTATCTCAGGGGGGTGGAGATGAGTCTCTCGGTTACAAAGGTCATAGTTTATCTAGTATATGCATGCTCTTTCCTTCTAGTTCTCCTATTTCATTGGTCTTATTTGATTGTCAAGAACTAACAATGTTTAGAACCACTTAAGGGAGATTACTAGATTGCAAGGGTCATACTCTTCTAAGTTGATCCCTATGAATAGGACCAACTTAATAATTGTAGAAATGATAAAAGGCAATAATCTTTAAACTTGCCAATGATCTAGGATGATGCAatgtaaaaatattttcttttgaggTGCTTGAGTTGAAGTGTTTGCACCATGCTCCTTTCTTATATATGAATGAGTTTCAAATGATGCTTGATGTCAAATGAATGAAATTTAATGTCATTAAATCTAATAGAATGACAATAGAAGTGTGAAGAGTTTTGTCTTTTGTGGGGGAATTTTTGTGCTAAGTCTTCTAGTTTGATGATTGTTGGTAATAGGGGAGTAATGTATCCTCTTCAGGTGTGCATGTGCCATCTTTGGATTTATTTTATGTTGGCGATGGCACCAAGATTAAGAAAGTGAATGGTTCCTGCCACGTAGTAATGATTGACTAGTGGTGGCTATTTCCCCTGATTTGGTAGAGGAGGATGTTTCATATTGGAGT from Cryptomeria japonica chromosome 3, Sugi_1.0, whole genome shotgun sequence harbors:
- the LOC131031039 gene encoding probable CCR4-associated factor 1 homolog 7 → MAAVQKQNSVFIREVWDHNVEEEIEAIRWVAKKFRYVAMDTEFPGTVVKEIGHCRSRKEYEYRLMTANVNLLSLIQLGLTFADKDGNLPDCGTGQPCVWQFNFREFDPRRDLHAPDSIELLRKNGIDFNKNNQMGIDARRFARLLNSTGIFIDRSIHWIAFHGVYDVGYVVKLLTCRSLPPSEDQFSYLVRLYFPNIYDVKHLIRYCDGLYGGLNKLAELLNVERVGTSRQAGTDSLLTCSVFMKLKQRFPQTYIERFANVVYGLE